AGAGTGGGAGGGGCGAAGGAACGGTCAGAGAACCACAGCCCACAGTGGTGACTACTACTGTGATGGCTGAGTGGGTGCCTTTCACAGTTCCCATCCGGACTGACAAAACCTTGCTGGTGTGGGAGCTGAGTTCCGGACCCTGGACCGAGGCCTTGCAGGTGAGCTggccagggtggagggagggatgcaGAAAGCCGCCCTCGCCCCAATAACTGGGAGTCCCGGGCCAGGtgacccccacctccctgcacgAGCCTGGCGTTGCAAGGTGACCCCCCAAACAAATCAATATAGAATAATGCTTTGGCGGGGAGTGGGCTGCGGGTGGGGAAGGGAACGCGTAGTAGTGGCGGGGCGGGAAGGCGGCGGTGATTCGGCGCCGGGCTCTCTTGACTACCCGCTTGGGGCTAGAGGTCGACTAGGCGCTGAGCCCAGAAAGGCGCGGCGCGGCGCTGGCAGCTAGGGTGCACGGGCGAGAGCCATTAACCACCGGAGCTGCGAGGGGCGGAGGAAGCGAATTCGGcgatggggaagggagaggccgCACGCGCGCACGCGAGCAGCGCCCCGCTTGCCTCCTTCGCCTGGCTCCGCGCGGGACGATGGAGAGGGAATGGTTGGCCTGGTTTGCCCCGGTCCCGCGGGTCCAGTAACGTCCCCCTCGCGCGCGCCGAGGGTGCGAGGCGGGTTCCGCTATGCTGTgatttcccctccccacccctcccgcaCCTCAGGCAGCGGAAGGCAGGCGGTGCCGTGCGCAGGTGCTCCGGGCagagacccccacccccccgccccacgGCTTGGGGCGGCCCGAGGTGGGGCCGGGCAGACGGCGGCTGCTGCTGAGGAGGCGCCAGCCCTGGTCAGGCCCCGCTCCCCTACCCCAGCCTTATGCCCAACCTTGTACTCAACCCACAGGCCCCTGGTGCCCGCGTTCGGCGCGGCCTCCCGTGGCCTGGGCGTGTTGGGTCAGTAGTGCCTGGGCCCTGGGACTGCAGGGGTCAAGAGGTTGGGGTACTGAGTGTGGAGGAAGGGTGATGGGGTATGAGGAAGAGAATGGTGGAGGCAGCGTAAAGGTGAAAGTTACAGAGCTCCGCTGGGCCAAGTGGTTAGTGGTGGCAGGTGGGAGTGTAGCAGAGTGATGGGCGTGCAGAGTGGGGAGTAACTGGGGACCGCTGTGGTGTTTAGGTGTGGCTTGGAGGAGGTCTGTAGCCATTGGAGGTGAGGGGTACAGAGTAGCTGGCTTCGCAGCGTAAATTAGAATAGGAGCAGGGTGACACCTGATGTGGAAtagagagggggaaggggctaGGGGCCGTGATTGAGTAGTGGGACTAAGGACAGGTCTTGAGAACTGAGCGAGGCACTGTTTGCTCAGAACAGAGTGATGTGTCTGTGGTGTGCTTTACAGGGAGAGACCCAGGAACCTGAGAGGGGAGTGCACTGGGGAGGCATTGAGGAAGGGCAGGACCAAAGGATTGTTCCCCCATTGTCTGCTGGGCCCCTTCTTCCCCACCCAACATAAGATGATGAGGCCCTGATGAGAAAGGTCTTTGTGAAGAGAGGGGCAGGTCCAGGTCTCCATAGGATGTTACGATTTTGGAGGGCCCAGCAGGCTTTTGGGGCTCCAGTGCCCCAGTGGTAGGGGATGGGACTGTCCTAGTGTCATGAGTCCCTTCCAGTGTTGGCTGCTTTTGTTCCTCTCCTGTTGCCTCgatgtctggtttttcttttgtcaACAACTTACAGAATCAGTTCTTGAGGCCAGTGCCTCAGACAGGGGCTCCCCTAGACCAGCCTTCTGAAGacatgggtgggggtgggttggggagggtcAGCCCAAGTCAGATTGATCTAGATCAGGGGGAAGCATAGAATGATGGGGACCAGGGCTAGCGCGGCTCCCTTCTCTCTTCATGGTCTTCCCCTAGCAGGGGCTCCTCTGCTGGTTCCACTTCCCCCAGGGAGCCGGCAGTGAGAAGGAAGCCCACTCCCAGCCTGGGCCAGCCCCAGGAGTCCAGCCAGGGGTGGGACCCAGCCTAAGGCTGGCTCTGCTACCACCTAGCTCCTGGAGAAGGAGATTGGACCTCTGGGACTGGTCCCCTGGTGAGGGAAGAACCGTCCTGTGCGTATCCTCAAGGAGACACCTGGCACTATTGCCTTCCCCGGGCAGAGACATGTAATGATTTTCTTGTCTGCCTCTTCGTCTGTGCCTTTTCTTCGGAGGACTTGACCGCATCCTGCCATCTTTTGGGCAAGGGAGctgtatgaaaaaaagaaaaaaaaaaaaggatgctttgACTTGATTTGTATGTAaacttttatgaatatatttctatacTACATCCTATCTAAAATTGAAATGGAGATATAAGAAAGAACTAGCAATGTAAGAAATCCACAGTAATGTGTAAGTTACTTAGAGAGCTAACACGAGATACTTGGACTCTCAAAGGAACTTGCTAACGCAGATGATGCTAAAAGAGTGCTAATTCTTTTAGTTGTTTATAAAATGTGTAGAAGTATGTGTGTTCCTTCTCACAGGGGTTAGTTATGTAGGGAGTGGGGCTGCTACAGATTCAGGTCCTATTTCAGTGGTAGGTCCATCTTATCTCCTCTTCAGGTCATATTCTCAAGCAGGAGCTGCAGGATGACATGACTAAACAATCTACTTCCTTTGCTTACCCACAAGCCTATAATGGGCTTCTGCAGGACTTCCTTGGTTGCTTTCAACATCACCTTCACCACCAGAGGTCAGGGAAACCTTCCGATTAATCGGGGGCCCTGGAAGTGATACAGGGAAGTATtgatttaaaagttataatatttatttagggCTTCCTATGAACTCATTGCTTAAACTGTGGtcctatttaatcttcacaaccactcTTATCAAGTTGGTATTGATAAATCTCAGGTGTATCCAAAATAAGTCTCCGTGTGAAGTTGTGGTATTTTTAGGCCTCTTATGTCTTTAGGTTTGTCTGGGCACCAGACATAAGGCAGTTCAACCTAATGCCCTTGCTCTAAGCAGCTCCAGATGCCAAGAATTGGCCAGTTACTCCTTTGGATTCACTGGATGGTCAAAAAGGGTCATAAAGGTAAACTGTAGATTTTCTTTGACTAACCAGACTCCTTTCAATATTGAAATCCTAGACTTCAGAGAGAAGACTAGAACTGGGTTGTGGGGAGATGTTAGAGACAAGTTTCTGAGCATTGACCTGCCACGTAGTATTAACGATAACCTCAGTgacttggtggtggtggtcataATTTTCTCCAGTATGTGTGTGGTATGTAATAAAAAACAGTTGTCCATATCTAGTAATTCATCTGTGAGTCTTACTTGATTTTGAAGCAACAGGATACCTCAACTATTAAGTGGGCTTGCCGGAGTTCAGTTTTtacttctaataaaatattttgaagcctTGCCTTTAATTCAGAGTCCTGGGTaggggtataactcagtggtagaacatatgcttagcatgcatgaggtcccgggttcaatccccaggacctccattaaaaaaaacccccaaaaaccaaaaaactcatcACCAAAATTCTACGAGCTTCAGGATCTTTCTGACCTtgatgaaagggaaaatgaagataTTGTGGCACCACATCAGAAGCAAGGCCTGAAGTTCTGTGCTTTAGAGGTGGTATTGCCATCCTATGAGGGCAGGAGTCCTGGGGCTGGCATGGCCGAGGAACCCTTGGACTACCCAGTGTGTGGTGGGTAGTGAGGGGGTgggatttctccttttttctttctttctaaaacttttttcTCAGATACATCATCACCCTGGCTAAGCAACTAAAGCCCTGGGCAGAGTTTTTCTGCCTTGCAATATAGGTTCTTAGGTGATGCCTTACAGAacctttaactttaaaattttagagctCTGCCTGTCAAGCTTAGGAGGAGGGaaaattttttcccccatttttggTTACTAATTTGTTTTGTGCTAAAATAGTCCTTTCCAATACAGATTTCTTGTAGCCTTCAGTTATCCCAACAAAATCATCATCTGAAGATTTAAATTCTTGTGTAAATGTTCAGTCCTTTGCTTCCTATTCAAGGACTTGAGTGGATAAGTCAAATGTAGATCCCTAGAAAGGTTTTTCCAGCTGTTACTGAGTTTTCTTCCTAGAACCTGTGGTATTTGGGGTTAGGGTTTTAAGTCAGAGGCAGGTCTGTTAGTTAATGGAGTGTGGGAGGCTCCACCATCCACCCGAGTGGCTGATGCCCTGGGAGAGGCCAGATCATCTGCACTATCACCAAATCTGTCTCATTGTGTGATTACAGCCATTTATGCACAGGAGAGCAGGAGCATAGCTTCAGCTTGTCCATTTGAAATCTGAGTGATGTGAGATTTGTGCCACATTTTTGGCTTGCATCTCCTGTCTAGTACTTCAGGAACTTCCAGAATTGATCTGGGCAGTAAAAATGTGTCCTGCCAGGATGTATCTACAACAGAGCCATTCAGCCACACGTGTGTGTTGGCCCTGTCCTTAATTGCTGTGATAGTGATCTAAGAATCAcagatgcatttttctttttaaatgtgtaacaGAAATCAATTATTCAGATAGGCATTTTaagtccatttgtttttcttggattTAGGGCCATTATTATTCcttaagaaaaggaagatgacCCAGAAGCTTGCTATTCAAAGGCTATGACAGATGCATTCCAGAAACTGCTGGTTGTGGTTTATgggtaagacttttttttttgagcggggcgataattaggtttattcatttatttacttgtttttagaggaggtgctgggggtagaaagaacccaggacctcgtgcttgctaagcatgttctctgccacttgaactatatcctccccactcTAAGACTTTCTTGGTTGTCCTTAACCTTGGCTCTGACCCCTTATTTGAAATTTGGAGAGCAGGAACGAGGGCCATCAGTGTGCTTCTACAGTTGTGGACACAGAAGACACAGGCCTTTTAAAACTCCCCTCAAGCAGAATCCCAAGCATTTAGGAATCAAGTAAATACGGCCTTAAGTGGGATTATGCTGCAGCATTTGAAAACTGTGAATGCCTTTCAAATAAGGTGTATTGTTATCCAGATCTCAGcatctcatatatattttatgtgaagTATTTTACTGAAAAACCTTTCTATAAGTGAATTATATGGATGTCTTGAATTAGGGATTAAGTTGTCAAagtaatttctaaaagaaaatattaatgtactgcatgtaagatttttttaaggagtaaaaatgtgtttcatgTCATTGAGAACTTAATTTGCAGCTAGATTTCTAATTATGTAACTCACCCCAGCGTTTTCAAGTTTGTTATGAAGGGAacaaagtagagaaagaaaagatggttacgttctgaaaaagtatttgaagttTCTTCTGcacaagataattattttaattcaatttataccaaattattttaaattaagtttaaatcAGGGACACTTCAATCATATCCATGTTTGGGCTTTAAGAAGTCTAGCTTCTTGTGAAATGTGAGAGGAAGGGATTCAGTATCGATGCTAAAATTTTCAGAAAGCTGATTGTAACAACAGACCCATTCCTCATTGGCCAATCTTGGaatcaattccatttaaaaaccattatGTACTTAATGCCAGGAGTAAGAAGCTCCTTCTCCATGAAGTTGAGTGGCCAGAGGGTGTGCCAGACAATTCAAAAGGACTAAAATTAAATGATTGTAAGGGCTGTGAAGGAAGTAAACTGGGTGCTAGTTGCagtatttcaagaaaattatttaacatgcTGACAATTTTTTGAGAGGGAGGAGgtaatcacatttttatttacttatttacatatactctacttcttaaaaataaatttttattgaaatatagtcagtttacaatgttgtgtcagtttctggtgtacagcacaatacacagtcatgtaggaacatacatagatttgttttcttattttttaaccataagttaccaaaagatactgaatatagttccctgtactatacagtataaacttgtttatctattttatttatagtagttagtatttgcaagtCTCCAacgcccaatttatcccttcccatccccttccccactgtttatttttaatgaaggtaacggggattgaatccaggaccttgtgcgtgctaggtaCACACTAACCAcagagctatacctccccccaacaTGCTGACTTTAACAACCTAGGTGTCTtctatgtgtgtgcacacagggtAGACCTCTGAAAAGTGGCATTGTAATTGTTTCTAGACTGATGGCTGTGCTGAGACAAGGTGAGATGGGGAAATTTTCCCATGCTAATGTAAAGGGCTGTTCACTTGGTTTCCAACACTTTCTCGGAATAAATTGCTCACCTACTCCAAAAACCCTTCCTGCAGAAATTTTGGAGTCGTCACTGATTCAGTGGTAACCCCTAATAACAGAGTGGTGAAGTTTATTATCAGACATGGATGCTGAGAGTTTATAGAGGACATGGCAACATTTTAGAATAACTAACTGTAAGGTGTATTCCTCTCCCGCCACCCTAACTTGTGCTCATTTTGTAGATCAGCTACTTTTCTTGGAAGCAGTGTGGCCAAGGGGAGGAAGAATGTCTCTCAGATGTCAGCTTTGAGGAGGAGCTGCTCAGATGGCCAGAACTGGGCTAGCACTTTTGAATTTCCAGGAAGTCCGGGCCCTGTGACTTCCTTGGGAAGCTCTGcaccacctcacccccacccctgcgcTGCTGGAGTCTGGGGCCACTCTGGTCTGCAGCCCAAATCCTGCCTTGTTGTGCcagggggccaggcctggggttgGAGAGAGGGCCCAGCAGGAGGTAAGTGTCACATTTGCTGGGGGAAGGATGGCTTGGGCCctgggaaaaagtctgactgtggttCCATCTCCACTCTGACCTAATAAAGGAGGTGTCACTACAGGGTGGGGcatgaggcaggggaggggcgcACGTGTAGCCAAGCTGCCATTTCGCTTCGGTGTCTGTTCAGTGTGCTTGGCCAGTGCCCTACTGGCCTGTGTCGCTGTGCCCGAATCGTTTTTAGATTATGCTTCACCAGTATTTTTGGTTGCTGCAGCTCTTTGGTTGGCAACCACTCTGGCTTCTGGTCCAGGGATGGCCCCTGGGGTGGTCCCTGGGCTCTGTCCAGCAGACCCCCGACTCACAGTCGGGGGACTTTAATTCTGTCAACCCGATGTCAGCTGAGACTTTGCTTTTGTACCCAGCCATGGAGTCAAATGGAGAGCTGCCTGCAGGACCACATGAAGATGCTGCTGTTCCACGTCAAGGTGAGAATGACAAGCTAACCCAGCGTCAAAAGCTCCCAGAGGAGGTTCCAGTGCTAGGCTGGGATCAGAATCAGGCCCCAGCTCTGTCTCGACCTAAAGGTAATGAGATCAAAGCTGTAGATACAGATCTACCTTTGGATCTTCTGGGAAGCCCAGATCAGCCTCCAGAGCCCCCTGAGGAGGCTGAAATGTCCTCATCCCCGCATGAGGCCCAGGCTCAGCGTCCAGAGCCCCCTCAGGAGGTCGAGTCTCCACCCCAGCAGGCGGCTCCTGCTCAAAATCCACAGGCCCCTGAGAAGGCTGAATCTTTTCCGCCCCAGGCAGAGGCCCAGGCTCAGCGTCCAGAGGCCACTGAAGAGACAGAACCACCTCCACTTCAGCAGGGGGCTCTGTCCCAGCCTTCAGAGGGCCCTGAGGAAGTAGGCACTGCCATCCCtcggggggagggagggcttcAGGAGGTTTTAGCTGAACAGTTAAGGCCTCATGAGGTAAATGGTCCCAATGAGAATGAAGCCCACCAGTCAGACCTGCATAGTGTCACTGTTAACCCTGTGGATCTGGCACTTACTTCAGAGGTCACTAATGTGGTTGAAACTTCTCCAGTTCTGCAGGAGGCCCCATCTCAGCCTCCAGAGAGCCCTGAGGAGGTGGAACCGTCTCCAGTCCAGGAGGAAGCTGCGTCTCAGCCTCCAGAGAGCCCCGAGGAAGTGCAACCTTCACTTGTGCAGGAGGCCCAGGCTCAGCCTGCAGAGCATCCTGAGGAGGCGGAACCTCCTCCATTCCCTCAGGAGGCCCAGGCTCAGCCTGCAGAGCGCCCTGAGTATGACTCTGCCCCACTCCAGCAAGAGGCCCCAATCGCAAGTTCCAGGGTTCCCTGGTGAGAATGTACCTCAGTTTCCAGTGAGTGATGAGGCAGCAGCTCGACCTGGAAGTAAGTATCCAGCTCACTCCAACCCATCCAGTGTTAGGCTTAAACCGGTGGATTTGGAACTTACGGTCACTCCAGAGCCTGCTAAGGAAGGCGAGTTTACCACAGCCCAGCAGGAGGCCCTGCCTCAGCCTCTTGAGTATTCTGTGGAGGCAGAACCTTCTCCAACCCCACAGGATGCCACAGGTCCACCTCCAGAGCCTCCTGAGGAAGCTGAGCCTTCTCCGGGTGGAGAGGGACAACTGGCTCAGCCTTATGAGCCTAATGGGGAAGTTGTACCCTTTTCAACCCAGCAGgagagcccagctcagcccacagAGCATCCTGAGGTGGTGAAACCAGCCACCCAGCAGGAGAGCCCAGCTCAGTCTCCAGCAGAGATAGAGCCTTCCGCAACCCAGCAGGAAAGCACAGCTCAGCGTCCAGAGTCTCCTGCTGAGGTCGAACCCTCGCCAGCTCATTCTCAAGAGCCTGATGTGACAGCAGCTTCTCCGCCAGGCCAGGATCAAGCTCAGTCTCTGCAACAGCCCAGTGTCACTGTGAAACCTGTGGACCTTGCACTCACCATAACTCCAGGGCCCACAGGTGAAGCTGAACCTTCTCTGCCCCAACAAGAGGCCTCAGCTCAGTCTGCAGAGTTCCCTGAGCAGTTGGAACCATTATTGGTCCAGCAGGAGGCTCCAGATCAGCCTCCAGCCCCCTCGGGAAGTGGTGAACCTTCTCCAGTCCAGCTTGAGcccccagctcagcctccagAGACCTCTACAGCTGCCACAGCTCAACCTCCAATCCATAACGAGGTGACGTTCTCACCTGCAGGTCCAGGTGAAGCTCAGCGTCCAGTGATGCCTGGTACCACAGGTGAACCCCTGGATCTGGCAGTTGTCATCACTCCAGAGCCTGCTAAGGAGGCTGAAAGTTCTCCAGAGCAGCAGGAGGGTTCTGCTTATTTTCCCATTTCCCCCGAGCAGGCTGAATTTTCTCCAGTTCAGTCCAagcctctgtctccatctccagaGCCCCCTGGGAAGATTGACTCTTTTCCAGGCCAACAAGAGGCCACAGCTCAGACTGCAGGTCCCCCTGAGGGGGTGGGGCTTTCTTCGGTCCAGGAGGAGGCCCTGGCTCAGCCTCCAGAGCCACCTAAGGAGGCTGAGATGACAGTTGGAACACCAGGACAGAATCAAGCTCAGCATTCCAGCTCGCCCAGTGTCACTGATAAACCTTTGGACCTGGGGCTTACCGTGACTCCAGGGCCTCTTACAGCGGCTGGACACTCTGCATCCCTGCAGCAGACATCTCATCCAACATACATGGAGGTGACACCTCCACAGGCAGAGCAGGTACTGGCTCAGCATCCATCCATGACTGAGTTCACAGTTCAACCTCTGGATCTGGAAGTTACACTAAGTCCAGAACCTAATACAGAGGCTCAACCTTCTCCAGCCATGCAAGGGACCCCAACTTGGCCTCCAGAGCCCCATCAGCCTTCATTGTATCAGGAGGTGACAGTTCCCACACCAGACCAGGATCACCTTGAGCATCTAATGTCATCTAGTGTCACAGATAAACCTTTGGATCTGGAGCTTACCGTGACTTCAGAACCTACTACAGAAGCTGAACATTCCACATCTCCTCCTCCAGAACACCCTGAGGTGACACTCTCCCCTTCAAGCATCACTCCAGTCACAGTTCACACTGTGGACCTGGAAGTTACTGTAACTGGAGCATCCAGTGTGGATGTTGAACCTTCTCCGACCAAGCAAGAGACCCCAACTCAGCCTCCAGAGCCACCAAAGGAGGTTGTCGTTCAATATCCACCCCATCAGGAGGTGACCATTCCAACTCCAAGTAAGGGTCATGGTCAGCACACAACACCATCCAGTGTCACACCTCATCATGTAGACCTGGAGCTAACCATGACTTCAGAACCTGCTATGGAGGCTCAACATTCTACAGTCCTCCGGAAGACTACAGCTCCTTCTCCTGAGGTGGCACTTGCACACCCAGACCTGACTCGAGTCACAGTTCCACCTGTAGACCAGGAATTTACCACAACTCGGCACCCAGGGTCACTGAAGACACCTGCTTCGACTGAGCCTTCAGTGGTACAGTCTGTAACATACACCTCAGAAAAGGAGCAACCGGAACAGAGCGCTCCCACAAGCGTGAACATCTGTCAGCTCTGCACCTGCAGTAATGAGACCTTGTCCTGCGTTGGTCTCAGCCCAAAGGAGAGGCTCCGCAGAGTGCCCGTGCCAGAGCCCAACAGCTACAATGGCACCTTCACTGTCCTGTAAGAATTGCTTTTCCTCGTTTGTTCTCTGCATCCTGCCTGACCTGGCAGCCTTTGGGGTCTTCCTGGGTCTTCCTCATGTCCCCAGCTCATGTTGACTGACTGCTTTTACATTCTTTTTGTCTTATAAGTGATTTCTTATCTTCATTTGCTTTCTTACTATCATTCCTTCTTCTCCCGTCTTTTACTTATAATTgctcttattctttttccttctctattttttagTTTCTCCATTATTTAGTTTCTTAACATCTTCTCTTCTCCCGGTTTTGCTCCATCCTCGTTGCAGCAACacgtccctctccccacctcattGGTGGTAATACAACAAAGTGGTTAAGAGTAgagattctggagtcagactacctgggtttgaatccaggtctgcCATTTGTTAGctttgtgactcagtttcctcatctggaaagtagGGATTATCATAGTCACCATCTCGTAGGATTATTGTGAGATTTAGatgagttaatgcatgtaaagctctTATATCAGTGCCTAGCATATATTTGAGTGTTAGCCATTATTTTTAGTCAACCCCCTCAGTTATATTGATTACTTACCTTTGCCCCCAGGATTTCTATATATAGCACCCATTTTAAGCCCAACCCACGGCTAAGTACTGTGGGAGCCACAGAAGTATGGCATTGTCTCCAGAACATCACAGTGATAGGTGGGAAGAATGAGACTACACCTTAAAAGGGAGGTGATGTGTAATTATTAAAAGATACAGAGAGGTGCTGAAATTAACCAGAACCTGGAATCACTGGGGTGTGGAGGTCAGGGGAAACTGCATGGATTAGCTAAAACTGTCACTGGAATGTAAAGACTGGCTGTGATTTGTTAGAGTGAAAATAGGGAGTACAGTCGAGGGAAAGGCTGTGGCTGCAGGAATCAGGATTTAAGAGATCAGTCTAGCTGTGAAGAACTGGGTTAAGCACCAATGAAAGATATGCTATGAAAAACCTTGACTGTTAAAAATGGGGGTTTCAAAAATATGGTATAAGACGTGGGGAGCCATTGAAAGTTTTCAAGGAAAAGtgagaaatgatgaaaacaagaagcttattttagattccatatgtagtGTGATCTAGAGAGGAAGGTTGGATTCAGGGAGACCAAACAGAATGCTGTAGCAAAACCTAGGAGGAAAGCGAGAATGGGCTGGATTAGCGTGGTTGTGACAGTAGTAGAAGAGAGATCCTGAGAGCACGACAAAGGGAAACCGACAAGGTTTAGTAACTGCCTAGAGTCAGGGGATGAGGGgtacaagagagaaaaatcaagtatGTTGATGAGAACGATGGTGGTACAACAGGTGGAAATACATTTGGGAAGGAGAGCCAGTTTGAGGGAACTGGATTCAGTTTTATTGATGAACATAAAGCAACCAGAAGGCTTCTGTTTGAGTGGAAATGTCCCGTAGGCAGGTGGCCAGACAGGTATCtgttttgacttatttttctGATCCCCCTGAAAAATGTGCATATAAGCTAAATCGTTGTTGCTGAGGGAAGAGGACAAAGCTAAAGTTAAAGATTCAACGCCATCCACAGTCAGTGGTTGAAACTGAACCTCAGGCATTTAACagcttattttaaatgtgtaaagtCATGGATACATTGttactgtttaaaagaaaatgtcatagaAGTATATACAggataaaatgtgaaattctctCCCCACATCCCTCCCACCCATAAGATAACTATGTTACTATTTTGATGTGTGTCCTTCCTTCCAGTctctttcctttgcattttttcccctaatgagGTAATAATTTTACTCCTCGTTCAGCGATCTGTGCTTTTCCTTTTGCAATATGAGAGAGAGTTTTCCATATTAGTCTCTAATTTCTAACTGCCCCTATCCTTCCAATACCTGGAGAGAGTTAGAGGGCACTGAGCCAAAGCTTTGGTGTTACCTGGCATAAGATTTCTTTACTTGCTGATAATGATACATTCTTGCCAGTTTTATCATTGATTTGTAGGAGTCGTTTTAGACACATAAGTGACTTTGGGAGAAAAAAGACTTAACATTCAAAACAATTGGCAATATATATCCAAGAAATTGGACAGATAGGAAGGTCAGGTTCTGAGGAGATGCCTCATTGCTTGTGCCAGTAGCGTCACATTATATCTTTATTATATCTTTAGGAATTGTGCCCACTGGGAAGCTGAGAAGCTGTGGGAGTTAGAAAGCTGGTCTTTTCTGCATTTGAGTATTCCCCACAAGGTTGCTATGATTGTCTCACTTACTCTGCTCATTCTCTTCCTACCTATTTAAGGATATGAACTGTGTTtcttcacagagatttccaaggAAACTCTATTTCTTACATTGATGAAAAT
The sequence above is a segment of the Camelus ferus isolate YT-003-E chromosome 16, BCGSAC_Cfer_1.0, whole genome shotgun sequence genome. Coding sequences within it:
- the LOC106730806 gene encoding leucine-rich repeat-containing protein 37A isoform X3, whose product is MESCLQDHMKMLLFHVKFCRRPHLSLQRALRRWNRLQSRRKLRLSLQRAPRKCNLHLCRRPRLSLQSILRRRNLLHSLRRPRLSLQSALSMTLPHSSKRPQSQVPGFPGENVPQFPVSDEAAARPGSKYPAHSNPSSVRLKPVDLELTVTPEPAKEGEFTTAQQEALPQPLEYSVEAEPSPTPQDATGPPPEPPEEAEPSPGGEGQLAQPYEPNGEVVPFSTQQESPAQPTEHPEVVKPATQQESPAQSPAEIEPSATQQESTAQRPESPAEVEPSPAHSQEPDVTAASPPGQDQAQSLQQPSVTVKPVDLALTITPGPTGEAEPSLPQQEASAQSAEFPEQLEPLLVQQEAPDQPPAPSGSGEPSPVQLEPPAQPPETSTAATAQPPIHNEVTFSPAGPGEAQRPVMPGTTGEPLDLAVVITPEPAKEAESSPEQQEGSAYFPISPEQAEFSPVQSKPLSPSPEPPGKIDSFPGQQEATAQTAGPPEGVGLSSVQEEALAQPPEPPKEAEMTVGTPGQNQAQHSSSPSVTDKPLDLGLTVTPGPLTAAGHSASLQQTSHPTYMEVTPPQAEQVLAQHPSMTEFTVQPLDLEVTLSPEPNTEAQPSPAMQGTPTWPPEPHQPSLYQEVTVPTPDQDHLEHLMSSSVTDKPLDLELTVTSEPTTEAEHSTSPPPEHPEVTLSPSSITPVTVHTVDLEVTVTGASSVDVEPSPTKQETPTQPPEPPKEVVVQYPPHQEVTIPTPSKGHGQHTTPSSVTPHHVDLELTMTSEPAMEAQHSTVLRKTTAPSPEVALAHPDLTRVTVPPVDQEFTTTRHPGSLKTPASTEPSVVQSVTYTSEKEQPEQSAPTSVNICQLCTCSNETLSCVGLSPKERLRRVPVPEPNSYNGTFTVLDFQGNSISYIDENTWKPYRWTEKLNLGCNSVTDLSFGTFRAAHGMQFLQKVILSHNPLTTVEDSYLFKLPALRYLDLGKTEVSLTTIERILMMSLELEKLILPSRRTCCLCQFKNTIEVVCKTVKLHCDRDCLTETTHCGEEAAVGNIEGSFMKVLEARKNNTSTELIIESEKASSDKHDVSFLAFVDEQLDFNDETDVISALNYVLPYFSEGNLEDLETAFLPFIKLLFLHLQDGDKPLGYLGKNTRNRFVKPESNNLLYKNKLQTFYHLKKWADSEMQKKIDEVKKKEKTARHVHADPLGHKLWQTFQKELDTAQPQENSPAKTESVGERLQGVDWVLKDPDVIIKESVNELNHWGKQNAQPAAENTAKQEALRRLAPGARGQLHILRKPRKLVGSSFNTKPSFINEDKAAVSSFLPPASTPPKSEVKQESKDLSYTILEDAESIVRNMEASKPTSRPRKKHMFLGPRSRAMHRAFQAERNHHLKREELLRISAGGPPSSSVRSLINPPSREAISSEEQLNSQENPLEEFSPSDPLVGKATLPEEAMSEVAARTDVPSTYSVTAGNFMPTVEHTDETQQEYHNVGTELPSKPTGFTSPGPSSLGDQFEIQVNQQLRSIIPNDYMRSLISHMIRTLKLDCTETHVKLSCAKFFTRTGLLIKLLSEQQKAKMSKAEGNTDLWKAENYISESTEDRSEQTRMESNELTEEVPGSSYTNKLIFTISLSVTVTAVVAVLVINFCLFEIYSRRTAAKGHKKSVRGFFWFVLRRKCPEESESQENFFWRMQPLWFRDLYRPLSATRKKKMAQKLHDESSDEEEIFSRVARAPRDGAADVILTIELEEPDEESETAPGSDAV